The genomic stretch gttttcttccaggGGATGTGGAGATGGATATTGAGTACCTCTACAAAGCTGTTCCTCAGCTAGCCAAGGTTTTCCGTATAATAGACAAAATTGGTGAAGGTAAGTGCTGTGCATTACATTGtgcacactgtcacactgagttCATAGTGAATAGGTTGGTGGAATAGTTGCTTGTTGATCTCTTTGGATTTACTGGAGCAGCAAACGAGTtcatgatgtgtgtttgtgcactagGTACATTTAGCTCAGTGTACCTGGGTGAGGCTCAGATGCGGGATGGGAGGAGAGAGATGTTTGCCCTGAAGCACATCATCCCAACCAGCCACCCTACACGCATCGCTGCTGAGCTTCAGTGTCTCACTGTTGCTGGGTGAGTCCAACaatactgtgtgtttctgcatatAATGGGATGTTTTCACTGCCTCGACTGTCAGACAGTCTTTTCAATGAAGTGACCAgctaatttaattttttgttttcagtaacatttgaaaatacatttataaacttTCTTTAAAGTATTCTTTATGTCAGGACTTAGCCTCGTAGACAATGATTTTTATTCTTGCCACTGATGTATGTGTTCTAGTGCTGACACGTACGTGTAGGAGTTATGTGGTCACAAATTTCAAAAATGGTGAAATAAAAATCGTAGCAATATCAAAACAGTTTAAtctcttctctttatttttaattctacAGCAAATGGGTGTGTGGACTCCTCATTCATTTGTTTGGCTAGACATATTTCATCATGCATTATTTGAATATatgagtgtgtatttgtatattgtctttttttttttttttttttttttactgtgaactGACTAACCAAGAATAGTATCATCAttcacagtgaaaccagagaactgAATTATGTCAactcagtttgttttcatttgttaacAGGGGCAGAGAAAACGTGATGGGGGTCTCGTACTGCTTCAGGAAAGAGGACCACGTGGTGATTGTTATGCCGTACATGGAGCATCAAGCTTTTGTGGTATGTACATTGTCACATATTAATTTCTGTCACATACATCCAGTAGTAGCTTTCTTGTTGCAATTCTTGTTATGTGTCTGCTGATATTTAActaaaaacttattttatcCAAACACAATATATTCATTAGGATATCATTGGCTCATTGAGCTTTGAAGAGGTCCGTCTGTACATCTACCACCTACTGAAGGCCCTGAGACACATCCACCAGTTTGGTATCATTCACCGAGACATCAAACCAAACAATTTCCTCTATAACAGGAACAGTAGAATGTGAGTAGTGGCACCCATGTTACGTTTCCACCTGATGATTTGATAAGTAAAAGTGTCTGTTTTTGCCTACTTGTAGCTTTTCATGTATTAATGGGGAAATTCTGACTTCTCTTGGTAGATGGAACAGATGGGCAAGTTTATTTCAAATAGGCACATTAATAAAGCATTTATGAATttccctgtttgtgtgtgtaggtatgCACTGGTGGACTTTGGACTGGCTCAGGGTACAGCAGACACGCAGATTGATCTGCTGAAGGTGGTGAGGCAGAGGTCGTCTCAGAAAGGTGGAGGGTCCACAGGGAAACAGGACAGCACACAGCGAAGCAAAGCAGCACCTAAACCCTTTCCCAATAGCACCACCACAACCTCCACCTCACTACCTCCCCACCGGTCCGCAGCCCTTCCACATTCCTCTTCCACTGTCtccaccactaccaccacctcCTCAGCCTGTCAGAAAGCACCGGTTAAAAAAATTTCTGTCAGCACATCCACCTCCCGTACAAAGCACACAAAGGTGTCTGTACTTAGTTGATATTTTTACCTTTACTAGtctttgattattttctttgtctgctCAGAGCAGAAATGCACAGTACACTGGTGTAATTAAAGTTCATTGGATATCACAAGCTCAAAGTTGGGATAAGGATTTGCTGAATGACAatatctgttgtgttttctgcacTAATGTGCTGGTGTTAACTAAATTCTGCCTCCATGTTTGTTTGCTCTAGGATTTGATGGGACTGCGTAAAGTGCAACGGCCTGTGTTTGGAGAGAGGAACCTGAACAGCTGCACTCCAGCTCCCTCAACCGCCAAACAAGTCGCCATCAAGACAGAAGTAAGAAGTTTAGAAGATCATGGAACATAGTGAACACACCAATTATTAAAATCTATGTGATACACTTTTAAAACATAAGTATACATTTTTAGTCATTCAGTCAAGTTTTACAAAAAGTATAAATCATGTCAATGCCAACTGTTACCTGGCAAAAACATCTTGTTTGAAGAATTTTCTGACTCTAAGTTAATTTCTATGCTTACAGTAAAGGGGGGGATGGTTGTGGGTCATGCAGACATGTATCTATCAAATCTTATTTTGGATCCCTGTTGTTCAGCTGGTAAGGTCTGCCAAAACAGAGGACCTAGCCAGCCGAAGGTTTACCCCTGCCAGCCGGGGCCCCGTGCCTGTCAGGACCCAGAGCAGCAGTCAGAAATCTCAGAGGATGGTTCAGCCAGGCATCACCTGTAACTGCTACCTTACTGACCGCGTCTGCAACATCTGCATGTCCaggtaacaaaaaaaacagaaccacTCTTTATTACAAACTGAACTCAAAAAGTGCATACACACAATATTTGTACATGCTTGTACAGTAACACATGAATTAGTGAAATGttatagatgtaaataaatgaaatattatgaTATTTAAGTTGCTGACTAAAATAGGACCCTTGGcgaattttaaaaatgtacatacagtaacaaTCGAACAAGTGGACACACCTTCATCTTGagttgaatgagaaagtgtgtccactTGTTTGAttgttactgtatgtacatttttaaaattcacagaGGGTCCTATTTTAGTCAGCAACTTAAATAtcataatatttcatttatttacatactACATATTTTAGTCAgcaaattaaatataa from Mastacembelus armatus chromosome 17, fMasArm1.2, whole genome shotgun sequence encodes the following:
- the cdc7 gene encoding cell division cycle 7-related protein kinase, producing the protein MEVSPVCTESVSKDGCTIKSGRSHRKSKVPRDVEMDIEYLYKAVPQLAKVFRIIDKIGEGTFSSVYLGEAQMRDGRREMFALKHIIPTSHPTRIAAELQCLTVAGGRENVMGVSYCFRKEDHVVIVMPYMEHQAFVDIIGSLSFEEVRLYIYHLLKALRHIHQFGIIHRDIKPNNFLYNRNSRMYALVDFGLAQGTADTQIDLLKVVRQRSSQKGGGSTGKQDSTQRSKAAPKPFPNSTTTTSTSLPPHRSAALPHSSSTVSTTTTTSSACQKAPVKKISVSTSTSRTKHTKDLMGLRKVQRPVFGERNLNSCTPAPSTAKQVAIKTELVRSAKTEDLASRRFTPASRGPVPVRTQSSSQKSQRMVQPGITCNCYLTDRVCNICMSRKQQVAPRAGTPGFRAPEVLTKCPNQGTAIDMWSAGVILLSLLSSRYPFFKANDDLIALTQIMTIRGSRETIQAAKTFGKAVVCSRELPRQDLRTLCETLRGQRRSPEDEVTPLPGASRDSTTTLHHKFPDYTPSHHPTEETVKLNRGGTGETSLSLSSNRPKHQKHSGSKGTAKQSSETDCKAEEDEQGWDGVPDEAYDLLDQLLDLNPSTRITAAQALQHPLFRDL